A window of the Miscanthus floridulus cultivar M001 chromosome 14, ASM1932011v1, whole genome shotgun sequence genome harbors these coding sequences:
- the LOC136503255 gene encoding uncharacterized protein yields the protein MWQPLSVSVQTRLPLSVDASVRPLPPVQTPLAQSAAVNPDVREPARSSFRRGRGASGPSAGGVRAACAVFPAIPARVGAPATPAGPAILVRAGPSCPYDPGASGGAGVAAPATPEWAAGADTAAAATPVRSCLRRGSLTRRPLRRGGDTGSHHLLRVAPLLDRPPPFALPRMHASRPQSSLKKIQVSRGWSLRQLDVQNAFLH from the exons ATGTGGCAGCCCTTGTCCGTCAGTGTGCAGACGCGGCTTCCCCTGTCCGTCGACGCTTCGGTGAGGCCACTGCCACCAGTGCAGACGCCTCTGGCTCAGTCCGCCG CTGTCAACCCGGACGTTCGCGAACCCGCTCGCTCCTCCTTCCGGCGCGGGCGGGGCGCCAGCGGCCCCAGCGCGGGCGGGGTGCGGGCCGCGTGCGCGGTGTTCCCGGCCATCCCTGCGCGGGTGGGAGCCCCGGCGACCCCGGCGGGCCCGGCCATCCTGGTGCGGGCGGGGCCCAGCTGCCCCTACGACCCCGGCGCGTCGGGCGGTGCGGGTGtggcggctccggccaccccagaGTGGGCGGCGGGCGCAGACACGGCGGCTGCGGCCACCCCGGTGCGGTCGTGCCTACGCAGAGGCTCGCTTACGAGGCGTCCCTTGCGCCGCGGTGGTGACACGGGCTCGCACCACCTGCTGCGCGTGGCTCCGCTGCTCGACCGGCCGCCGCCGTTTGCCCTGCCAAGGATGCACGCCAGCCGTCCACAATCCAGCCTCAAGAAAATCCAAG TTTCAAGAGGGTGGTCACTGAGGCAGCTTGATGTCCAAAATGCATTCCTTCATTGA